In the Corythoichthys intestinalis isolate RoL2023-P3 chromosome 12, ASM3026506v1, whole genome shotgun sequence genome, one interval contains:
- the LOC130927215 gene encoding uncharacterized protein LOC130927215 isoform X1, translating to MDQVEERIVEEVRKYDHLYNPSSKNYKDCQMASNSWREIAENTGLEVTECMKKWKNVRDKYVRVRKRMASKNGDPGGRKVPAFYHALSWLAPHVKHRETETNLKVTKHRETETNIKVTKVASISSSESDTTEVDSSPESFIPPAPPASSAPDDEWILNKIASLEQRRLELQKKIQHETDECSRFAQTVADLLRRVPEDRRPDIMYKVIGVILEGRE from the exons ATGGACCAGGTCGAGGAAAGAATCGTCGAGGAAGTAAGGAAATATGACCATCTTTACAATCCTTCCTCGAAAAACTACAAggactgccaaatggcaagcaattcgtggagaGAAATCGCTGAAAACACTGGGCTAGAGGTCACAGAGTGTATGAAAAAGTGGAAGAACGTTCGCGACAAATATGTTCGTGTCCGAAAAAGAATGGCCTCAAAGAACGGCGACCCAGGCGGACGAAAGGTGCCAGCCTTCTATCACGCTTTGTCTTGGCTAGCCCCACATGTAAAGCACCGGGAGACGGAGACAAATTTAAAGGTGACAAAG CACCGGGAGACGGAGACAAATATAAAGGTGACAAAG GTGGCGTCCATCAGCTCCTCGGAGAGCGACACAACCGAGGTTGATTCCTCCCCGGAATCTTTTATTCCCCCAGCACCACCTGCATCTTCTGCTCCTGACGATGAGTGGATTTTGAATAAGATAGCGAGCCTGGAGCAACGCAGGTTGGAGTTACAGAAGAAGATCCAGCATGAGACTGATGAGTGCTCTAGATTTGCACAAACTGTTGCTGATCTGCTGCGCAGAGTGCCAGAGGACCGTAGACCGGACATTATGTATAAAGTCATCGGTGTGATTCTTGAAGGCAGAGAATAG
- the LOC130927215 gene encoding uncharacterized protein LOC130927215 isoform X2, protein MDQVEERIVEEVRKYDHLYNPSSKNYKDCQMASNSWREIAENTGLEVTECMKKWKNVRDKYVRVRKRMASKNGDPGGRKVPAFYHALSWLAPHVKHRETETNLKHRETETNIKVTKVASISSSESDTTEVDSSPESFIPPAPPASSAPDDEWILNKIASLEQRRLELQKKIQHETDECSRFAQTVADLLRRVPEDRRPDIMYKVIGVILEGRE, encoded by the exons ATGGACCAGGTCGAGGAAAGAATCGTCGAGGAAGTAAGGAAATATGACCATCTTTACAATCCTTCCTCGAAAAACTACAAggactgccaaatggcaagcaattcgtggagaGAAATCGCTGAAAACACTGGGCTAGAGGTCACAGAGTGTATGAAAAAGTGGAAGAACGTTCGCGACAAATATGTTCGTGTCCGAAAAAGAATGGCCTCAAAGAACGGCGACCCAGGCGGACGAAAGGTGCCAGCCTTCTATCACGCTTTGTCTTGGCTAGCCCCACATGTAAAGCACCGGGAGACGGAGACAAATTTAAAG CACCGGGAGACGGAGACAAATATAAAGGTGACAAAG GTGGCGTCCATCAGCTCCTCGGAGAGCGACACAACCGAGGTTGATTCCTCCCCGGAATCTTTTATTCCCCCAGCACCACCTGCATCTTCTGCTCCTGACGATGAGTGGATTTTGAATAAGATAGCGAGCCTGGAGCAACGCAGGTTGGAGTTACAGAAGAAGATCCAGCATGAGACTGATGAGTGCTCTAGATTTGCACAAACTGTTGCTGATCTGCTGCGCAGAGTGCCAGAGGACCGTAGACCGGACATTATGTATAAAGTCATCGGTGTGATTCTTGAAGGCAGAGAATAG